In one Pueribacillus theae genomic region, the following are encoded:
- the trpD gene encoding anthranilate phosphoribosyltransferase: protein MFKEYLQQAINGKTFNENEAKLVMDEIMAGRATSSQIASLLTIMKLRETTIDELTGFVRSMRNHATSVVHDEKLLLDTCGTGGDGASTFNISTTVSFILAANGVPVAKHGNRSVSSKSGSADVLEKLGVPIQSTPEEAARKLKENRMSFLFAPLYHSSMKHAVVPRREIGFRTVFNILGPMTNPAKSSHQLLGVYDRQLADRMVQSLKRLGTKRALLVTGRDGLDECSISSETDIIELKNGEISHFTISPEQVGLKRASNEDITVASVEESAKLVDGVLKGDAPEAAINIVLLNAGAALYTVGRAGTIAEGVHEARKIIGSGAAYRKLEEMKSQEVQLHA, encoded by the coding sequence ATGTTTAAGGAATATTTACAGCAAGCAATTAACGGAAAAACATTTAATGAAAATGAAGCCAAATTAGTAATGGATGAAATCATGGCGGGGAGAGCAACATCAAGCCAAATTGCCAGCCTGTTGACAATTATGAAGCTTCGTGAAACGACAATTGACGAGCTTACAGGTTTTGTCCGGTCGATGAGGAATCATGCGACCTCCGTCGTTCATGATGAAAAGCTGCTTCTTGATACGTGCGGAACAGGCGGAGATGGAGCATCAACGTTCAACATTTCAACAACAGTTTCCTTTATCCTTGCGGCAAATGGAGTGCCGGTTGCTAAACACGGGAATCGATCCGTTTCTTCAAAAAGCGGAAGCGCAGATGTCCTTGAAAAACTTGGAGTCCCTATCCAATCAACACCGGAAGAGGCTGCACGAAAGTTAAAGGAAAATCGAATGAGCTTTCTGTTTGCGCCACTCTATCATTCTTCAATGAAGCATGCGGTAGTTCCAAGGCGAGAAATTGGATTTCGCACCGTATTTAATATTTTAGGGCCAATGACGAATCCTGCGAAAAGCAGCCATCAATTATTGGGAGTTTATGACAGACAGCTTGCAGACAGAATGGTACAATCATTAAAACGGTTAGGGACGAAGCGTGCGCTTCTTGTTACAGGGCGCGATGGGCTTGATGAATGTTCCATTTCTTCCGAAACAGACATCATTGAACTAAAAAATGGAGAAATTTCCCATTTTACAATAAGCCCTGAACAAGTCGGCTTAAAGAGAGCTTCGAATGAAGACATTACGGTCGCATCTGTAGAAGAAAGTGCAAAATTAGTTGATGGTGTGTTAAAAGGAGATGCACCGGAAGCGGCAATAAATATTGTTCTCTTGAATGCTGGTGCTGCGTTGTATACAGTGGGGAGAGCCGGAACGATTGCAGAAGGCGTGCACGAAGCGCGAAAAATTATTGGAAGCGGAGCTGCTTATCGCAAACTTGAAGAAATGAAGTCACAGGAGGTTCAGCTTCATGCTTGA
- the trpA gene encoding tryptophan synthase subunit alpha: MNKRFSEHVENKKNLFIPFIVAGDPDNETTIELALKLESAGADAIELGIPYSDPLADGPVIQAASARALKKGMTLEKAITLVSSMRKKGLKIPVVIFTYYNLLLQLGLERFFALMSENDVDGLLVPDLPFEESEELRKKCKAENITYISLVAPTTSEVRLKEIVSEAQGFLYCVSSLGVTGTRSEFHPSVYTFLTNVRKYAKIPVAVGFGVSQPEQIEQLKDHCDGVIVGSAIVKQIGERENKLLKEETRMEALEEVFQYVCSLTEPNRRLVNDRR; encoded by the coding sequence ATGAATAAGAGGTTCAGTGAGCATGTGGAAAATAAAAAGAATTTATTTATACCATTTATCGTGGCGGGTGACCCAGATAATGAAACGACAATTGAACTCGCTTTGAAATTGGAGTCAGCCGGTGCCGATGCAATAGAGCTTGGCATCCCGTATTCTGATCCATTGGCAGATGGCCCCGTTATCCAAGCAGCATCAGCCCGGGCTCTAAAAAAAGGCATGACACTCGAAAAAGCGATTACACTTGTATCCAGCATGCGAAAAAAAGGGTTAAAAATCCCTGTTGTTATATTTACTTATTATAATCTTTTGCTACAATTAGGTTTAGAACGCTTTTTTGCGTTAATGAGCGAAAATGACGTCGATGGGTTACTCGTTCCTGACTTGCCATTTGAAGAAAGTGAAGAATTGAGAAAGAAGTGCAAGGCTGAAAATATCACATACATTTCACTCGTAGCCCCAACAACTTCAGAAGTGAGATTAAAGGAAATTGTGAGTGAAGCCCAAGGGTTTCTATATTGTGTGTCATCACTAGGAGTGACAGGAACGAGAAGTGAATTTCATCCATCTGTGTACACCTTTTTAACCAATGTAAGAAAGTATGCAAAGATTCCTGTAGCCGTCGGTTTCGGTGTTTCCCAGCCAGAGCAAATTGAACAGTTGAAAGATCATTGCGACGGCGTTATTGTTGGGAGTGCAATTGTAAAACAAATTGGTGAGCGGGAAAATAAACTGCTTAAAGAGGAAACGAGAATGGAAGCACTGGAAGAGGTGTTCCAATACGTTTGTTCGCTTACGGAACCTAATCGACGCTTAGTTAATGACCGGCGCTGA
- a CDS encoding phosphoribosylanthranilate isomerase, whose protein sequence is MKVKLCGNHSLEDLIASSSSNAAYIGFVFARSKRQVEPKEVKSWLQQVTLKPNQQKAGVFVNAQLDEIREAVDSASLDVVQLHGTESPEEAAQIKRLFPVDVWKVIHHHEHALELLDQYKDIVDGFLIDKKSAKAWGGTGESFDWTFVPKYLSKAHAYGKPCFIAGGVNAENVLSLLKYKPDGIDLASGVETNFRKDKHKITQLQECVETYERYIAK, encoded by the coding sequence ATGAAAGTTAAGTTATGCGGGAATCATTCATTAGAAGATTTGATTGCCTCTTCAAGCAGCAACGCGGCATACATTGGGTTTGTCTTTGCCCGGTCAAAGAGGCAAGTAGAGCCGAAGGAAGTCAAATCATGGCTCCAGCAAGTAACATTAAAGCCCAACCAGCAAAAAGCCGGAGTGTTTGTGAATGCACAGCTTGACGAGATCAGAGAAGCGGTAGACAGCGCTTCTCTTGATGTCGTTCAGCTCCACGGAACGGAATCACCAGAAGAAGCCGCGCAGATAAAGCGACTTTTTCCTGTAGACGTTTGGAAAGTGATTCACCATCATGAACATGCGCTTGAGCTTCTCGATCAATATAAAGACATCGTAGACGGATTTTTAATTGATAAGAAGTCGGCAAAAGCATGGGGAGGGACAGGGGAATCATTCGACTGGACCTTCGTACCGAAATATCTTTCAAAGGCCCACGCTTATGGCAAACCTTGCTTCATTGCTGGCGGGGTTAATGCGGAAAATGTATTAAGTTTATTGAAATATAAACCTGATGGAATCGATCTTGCGAGCGGTGTTGAAACAAACTTTCGAAAAGATAAACATAAAATTACCCAATTACAGGAGTGTGTAGAAACCTATGAGCGTTACATTGCCAAATGA
- the aroH gene encoding chorismate mutase, translating into MVRGVRGATTTEANDENEILAATEEVVGQMIKENNISPEQVAQVLITVTPDLNAAFPARALRSFDGWTFVPVMCATEIDVPNALPKCIRIMMTVNTDKQQKEINHIYLKNAKQLRPEFAR; encoded by the coding sequence ATGGTAAGAGGAGTAAGAGGCGCGACGACAACCGAAGCGAATGATGAAAATGAAATCTTGGCAGCAACGGAAGAAGTCGTTGGCCAAATGATCAAAGAAAACAACATCTCGCCTGAGCAGGTTGCCCAAGTATTGATTACAGTGACTCCTGACTTAAATGCTGCATTTCCGGCAAGAGCGCTGCGTTCTTTTGATGGTTGGACTTTTGTTCCGGTCATGTGTGCAACAGAGATTGATGTGCCGAATGCGCTGCCAAAATGTATTCGCATCATGATGACGGTGAATACTGATAAACAACAGAAGGAAATCAATCATATTTACTTGAAGAATGCGAAACAGCTTCGCCCTGAATTTGCTCGTTGA
- the trpB gene encoding tryptophan synthase subunit beta — MSVTLPNEKGRFGQFGGKFVPETLMQALEELESSLKDAIQDELFKSQLEEELHQYAGRTTPLTYAENCTSELGGAKIYLKREDLNHTGAHKINNAIGQALLAKRMGKHKIVAETGAGQHGVASATVAARFGLECKVFMGEEDMRRQALNVFRMQLLGAEVVPVASGSKTLKDATNEAIRYWVSNVEDTFYLIGSVVGPHPYPMMVREFQRIIGDETKKQFLEVDGKLPDLIVACVGGGSNAIGMFFPFIEDDVSLVGVEAAGKGIATGMHAATIAKGRLGVIHGSMTYLLQNEAGQIQEPYSISAGLDYPGIGPEHAYLAETGRVHYTSATDEEALNALKFLSQTEGIIPAIESAHALAEAFKRAKEMDKNESIVVCLSGRGDKDVHTLMEKMGGKS, encoded by the coding sequence ATGAGCGTTACATTGCCAAATGAAAAAGGGAGATTTGGACAATTCGGGGGTAAATTTGTTCCTGAAACGTTAATGCAAGCATTGGAAGAGCTTGAATCTTCTTTAAAGGATGCCATACAAGATGAATTATTTAAAAGCCAATTGGAAGAAGAGCTGCATCAATATGCCGGCAGGACAACACCTTTAACCTATGCTGAGAACTGTACGAGTGAATTGGGCGGGGCAAAAATCTATTTAAAACGGGAAGATTTAAACCACACAGGCGCACATAAAATTAATAACGCAATCGGGCAAGCCCTTCTGGCGAAACGAATGGGAAAACATAAAATTGTCGCGGAAACGGGCGCCGGCCAGCACGGAGTGGCATCCGCCACTGTCGCGGCGCGCTTTGGGTTGGAATGCAAAGTGTTTATGGGCGAAGAGGATATGAGGAGACAGGCGTTAAATGTTTTTCGCATGCAATTGTTAGGAGCGGAGGTTGTTCCGGTTGCTTCAGGAAGTAAAACATTAAAAGATGCAACAAATGAAGCGATTCGATATTGGGTCTCAAACGTTGAAGATACGTTTTATTTAATCGGTTCTGTCGTTGGCCCACACCCTTATCCAATGATGGTGAGGGAGTTTCAAAGGATAATTGGGGACGAAACGAAAAAACAGTTTTTGGAAGTGGATGGAAAACTGCCTGATCTCATCGTTGCTTGTGTCGGAGGAGGGAGCAATGCGATTGGCATGTTTTTTCCTTTTATTGAGGACGATGTTTCTTTGGTCGGTGTCGAAGCTGCAGGCAAAGGAATTGCAACAGGAATGCATGCGGCGACAATTGCGAAAGGCAGGCTCGGTGTCATTCATGGATCAATGACTTACTTGCTTCAAAATGAAGCCGGACAAATTCAAGAACCGTATTCGATTTCGGCTGGATTGGACTATCCGGGTATCGGGCCTGAACATGCGTATTTGGCTGAGACCGGCCGGGTTCATTATACGAGCGCAACAGATGAAGAAGCTCTAAATGCGCTGAAATTTTTGTCTCAAACGGAAGGAATTATACCTGCGATTGAAAGTGCCCATGCATTAGCAGAAGCATTTAAACGAGCAAAAGAAATGGACAAAAACGAAAGTATTGTCGTTTGTTTGTCAGGGCGCGGCGATAAGGATGTTCATACGTTAATGGAGAAAATGGGGGGAAAATCATGA
- the trpE gene encoding anthranilate synthase component I gives MSTDFQSFLHASKSYTTVPVFERFFLDMITPIQIFQKLKENACFLLESKDSESPWSRYSFIGIDPFLILKEEENRFVARKKNGEVFTEHDSFREALNNTMKMLNPKPVGIQLPFSGGGVGYISHDGITEFEKNIDPHPENDLNITRFHFAFCEMILAYDHDQKELIVVSNVFVEEKDDETKRKLKYDLAKEKIKLTMDCLLESEAAPFPLFQMPEETSEVSFEHVRTNFEKQDFLNAVEKVKAYIAKGEISQAVISQRFDLDLTVSGLDIYRVLRVINPSPYLFYMKIDDFEIVGSSPEKLVQINGKHIEIHPIAGTRHRGKTEEEDKQLAQELLNDKKERAEHIMLVDTAKEDIGRVAEEGSVQVPDLMYIGRFSHVMHIISKVTGKLADDAQPVDALISAFPAGTLSGSPKKRAVEIIHEIEPLARNLYGGAIGYIGFDGNIDSCITIRSVFIKDQKAYVQAGAGIVADSVPEREWEETRNKAKALIKAIEIAENLFHKKEAAANHV, from the coding sequence ATGTCCACAGATTTTCAAAGTTTTTTGCATGCATCTAAGTCATACACTACCGTCCCTGTTTTTGAACGCTTTTTCCTTGATATGATTACACCGATTCAAATTTTCCAAAAACTCAAAGAAAACGCTTGTTTCCTGCTGGAAAGTAAAGATAGTGAATCGCCATGGTCCCGCTATTCTTTTATCGGCATTGATCCTTTTCTAATTCTGAAAGAAGAAGAGAATCGATTTGTTGCCAGGAAGAAAAATGGAGAAGTCTTCACTGAGCACGACAGTTTTCGTGAAGCGTTGAACAACACAATGAAGATGCTTAACCCTAAGCCGGTTGGCATTCAACTTCCATTTTCAGGAGGAGGAGTTGGCTACATAAGCCATGACGGGATTACGGAATTTGAAAAAAACATCGACCCCCATCCGGAAAACGATCTGAATATTACCCGATTTCATTTTGCGTTTTGTGAAATGATCCTTGCCTATGATCATGATCAAAAAGAATTAATTGTTGTATCCAACGTCTTTGTAGAGGAAAAAGATGATGAGACGAAACGCAAATTAAAATACGACCTTGCAAAAGAGAAAATAAAGCTGACGATGGACTGTTTGCTGGAAAGTGAAGCCGCTCCATTCCCATTGTTTCAAATGCCTGAAGAAACAAGTGAAGTTAGCTTCGAACATGTGAGGACAAATTTTGAAAAGCAAGATTTTCTAAATGCGGTTGAGAAAGTAAAAGCATATATCGCGAAAGGAGAAATTTCTCAAGCAGTTATTTCCCAAAGGTTCGATCTAGACTTGACTGTCTCTGGTTTAGATATTTACCGTGTCCTGCGTGTCATTAATCCATCCCCTTACTTATTTTATATGAAAATCGACGATTTTGAAATTGTAGGGAGCTCACCGGAAAAGCTCGTTCAAATTAACGGAAAGCATATCGAAATTCATCCAATTGCAGGAACGAGGCATCGTGGAAAAACCGAAGAAGAAGATAAACAATTGGCACAGGAACTTTTGAACGATAAAAAAGAACGCGCAGAACATATCATGCTGGTCGATACGGCGAAAGAAGACATTGGCCGCGTGGCAGAAGAAGGGTCGGTTCAAGTGCCGGACCTCATGTATATCGGCCGATTCTCCCATGTTATGCACATCATTTCAAAAGTAACTGGGAAGCTTGCCGATGATGCCCAGCCTGTCGATGCTTTAATTTCGGCTTTTCCGGCGGGAACGCTTTCCGGTTCACCAAAAAAACGCGCGGTCGAAATTATCCATGAAATTGAACCATTAGCAAGAAACCTTTATGGCGGAGCGATTGGATATATTGGTTTCGATGGCAACATTGATTCCTGTATAACGATTAGAAGTGTTTTTATAAAAGATCAAAAAGCTTATGTCCAGGCAGGTGCAGGCATTGTTGCTGACTCTGTTCCCGAAAGGGAATGGGAAGAAACTAGAAATAAAGCGAAGGCACTTATTAAAGCAATTGAAATCGCGGAGAATCTATTTCATAAAAAGGAGGCTGCCGCTAACCATGTTTAA
- the aroB gene encoding 3-dehydroquinate synthase, whose product MENMRIRTESKEYPLYIGRGIRHQFHNLVDSLQKKISSFLIISDESVASLYLDDITATMDKDNVFTHTIPSGEEAKSMEHFFNCQTKALESGLDRHSCIVALGGGVVGDLAGFVAATYMRGISFIQVPTTLLAHDSSVGGKVAINHPLGKNMIGAFYQPDAVIYDVETLHSLNDTEWRSGFAEVIKHGLIWDKSLYHDISTSIHSLAELKKSDLISILKRAIAVKAEIVAQDETEKGVRSYLNFGHTLGHAIEAELGYGKMSHGEAVAIGMVFAMKLSEQYYGNQLHVDQFTNWLASLGFSTHIPSGLSAEKLLETMKKDKKAQFGQIHMVLLKQIGEVESVPIDEETLYAFLKEETKGGKM is encoded by the coding sequence ATGGAAAACATGCGAATCCGAACAGAATCAAAAGAGTATCCATTATATATCGGACGTGGAATTCGCCATCAGTTTCACAACTTGGTTGATTCGTTGCAAAAAAAGATTTCAAGCTTTCTCATTATTTCAGATGAATCTGTTGCTTCGCTATATTTAGACGACATTACGGCCACGATGGATAAGGATAACGTTTTTACACATACAATTCCGAGCGGCGAAGAAGCAAAATCAATGGAACACTTTTTCAATTGCCAAACAAAAGCGCTTGAAAGCGGGCTTGATCGCCATTCCTGCATTGTTGCATTGGGCGGGGGTGTCGTTGGAGATTTGGCCGGCTTCGTTGCGGCAACATACATGCGAGGAATTTCTTTTATCCAAGTGCCGACAACATTGCTTGCCCATGATAGCAGTGTTGGAGGGAAAGTTGCCATTAACCATCCGCTTGGGAAAAATATGATCGGCGCATTTTATCAGCCTGATGCAGTCATCTATGATGTTGAAACATTACATTCGCTAAATGATACAGAATGGCGGTCTGGATTTGCGGAAGTTATAAAACATGGGCTAATTTGGGACAAAAGCTTGTATCATGACATAAGCACATCCATTCATTCCTTAGCTGAACTTAAAAAAAGCGATTTAATTTCCATTTTAAAAAGGGCGATCGCGGTCAAAGCGGAAATCGTCGCGCAAGATGAAACCGAAAAAGGTGTACGGTCTTATCTAAATTTCGGCCACACGCTAGGCCATGCCATTGAAGCAGAATTGGGCTACGGGAAAATGAGCCACGGTGAAGCCGTTGCCATTGGCATGGTTTTTGCCATGAAATTAAGTGAACAATATTATGGAAATCAACTTCATGTGGATCAATTTACGAACTGGCTTGCGTCACTTGGATTTTCGACTCATATTCCTTCTGGCTTATCTGCTGAAAAATTGCTTGAAACAATGAAAAAAGATAAAAAAGCCCAATTCGGACAAATCCATATGGTTTTGTTAAAGCAAATAGGAGAAGTTGAAAGCGTTCCGATTGATGAAGAAACGCTATATGCATTTTTAAAAGAAGAAACGAAAGGGGGAAAGATGTAA
- the hisC gene encoding histidinol-phosphate transaminase, with protein sequence MQIKQQLIPLKPYEPGKPIEEVQRELGLEKVVKLASNENPFGCSEKVKQAIQEQLNALHIYPDGYAFQIREKVAQHLNVDKDQLIFGNGTDEVILILCRAMLSSDTNTVMATPSFSQYKHNALIEGAEIREVPLMNGEHDLDGMLTQIDENTRIVWVCNPNNPSGNYIDKERFLSFLQNVPKHVLVVSDEAYFEYVVAEDYPDTISLLNEYRNLMVLRTFSKAYGLAALRIGYGVGNPNLIKSLDPARPPFNTSTLAQAAALAALDDQEYIQDCRKKNREGLEQFYAFCSKYKLDYYPTQANFILIDFKRKGNEVFQYLLKNGYIVRSGEALGFPTSARITVGNQEENQGIIDCLSQWLENEERD encoded by the coding sequence ATGCAAATTAAACAGCAATTAATCCCTTTAAAACCTTATGAACCGGGCAAGCCGATTGAAGAAGTACAAAGGGAACTCGGGTTAGAAAAAGTCGTCAAATTAGCTTCAAATGAAAATCCCTTTGGCTGTTCAGAGAAAGTGAAACAGGCAATTCAGGAACAGCTGAATGCATTGCATATTTATCCAGATGGGTATGCGTTCCAAATTCGGGAAAAAGTTGCGCAACATCTTAACGTAGACAAAGATCAACTTATTTTTGGGAACGGCACTGACGAAGTGATTCTTATTTTGTGCCGGGCCATGCTATCTAGTGATACAAACACCGTAATGGCGACCCCTTCATTTTCTCAATACAAACATAACGCTTTAATTGAAGGTGCGGAAATTCGTGAAGTGCCACTGATGAATGGAGAGCATGATTTAGATGGCATGCTTACACAAATTGATGAAAATACAAGAATCGTTTGGGTATGTAATCCGAACAATCCTTCTGGAAACTATATTGATAAAGAAAGGTTCCTCTCGTTTTTGCAAAATGTGCCAAAGCATGTCCTTGTTGTAAGTGATGAGGCGTATTTTGAATATGTTGTTGCAGAAGATTACCCTGATACGATTTCACTTTTGAATGAATATCGTAATTTGATGGTGCTTCGAACTTTTTCAAAAGCGTATGGTTTAGCTGCATTAAGAATTGGCTATGGTGTTGGCAATCCGAATCTCATTAAGTCTTTAGATCCTGCCAGGCCGCCATTTAACACATCGACACTTGCGCAGGCTGCCGCCCTTGCTGCTCTTGATGATCAAGAATACATTCAAGACTGCAGAAAGAAAAACCGAGAGGGATTGGAGCAGTTTTATGCATTTTGCAGTAAGTACAAGTTAGACTATTATCCGACACAGGCTAACTTTATTTTGATCGATTTTAAACGAAAAGGTAACGAAGTATTTCAATATTTACTTAAAAATGGTTATATTGTACGTTCTGGCGAAGCGCTCGGTTTTCCAACTTCCGCTAGAATTACAGTCGGAAACCAAGAAGAAAATCAAGGCATTATTGATTGTTTGTCACAATGGCTGGAAAATGAAGAGAGAGATTAA
- the trpC gene encoding indole-3-glycerol phosphate synthase TrpC, producing the protein MLDRILASKKEEVANMVVPPKEETVKRSSFVDALKNPNRSLALIAEIKRASPSKGIINDNIDPVEVALSYEKAGADAISVLTDTPFFKGTIEDLIKVKQSVSIPILRKDFIIDKRQIDESAAIGADAILLIVKALGPEKTYHFYQYAAECGLDCLVEVHEEAELKQLVDVFVPKVIGVNNRNLSTFHTSLDMTDSIAKLVPKDTVFISESGIHSSEDIERVKRQGAKGVLVGEALMKAETPEIGIRQLFEKERIAANES; encoded by the coding sequence ATGCTTGATAGAATATTAGCTTCAAAAAAAGAAGAGGTAGCGAACATGGTCGTCCCGCCTAAAGAAGAGACTGTAAAACGGAGTTCATTTGTCGATGCTCTGAAAAATCCAAACCGCTCGCTTGCTTTAATTGCAGAAATTAAACGAGCCTCTCCTTCAAAAGGGATAATTAATGATAACATCGATCCTGTTGAAGTGGCTTTGTCTTATGAAAAGGCGGGTGCAGACGCTATATCCGTCCTTACGGATACCCCTTTTTTCAAAGGGACAATCGAAGATTTAATAAAAGTAAAACAATCGGTAAGCATTCCGATTCTTCGCAAAGACTTTATTATTGATAAACGTCAAATCGATGAAAGTGCGGCAATTGGTGCAGATGCTATTTTGTTAATTGTAAAAGCTTTAGGGCCCGAAAAAACGTATCACTTTTATCAATATGCGGCCGAATGCGGCCTCGATTGCCTCGTTGAAGTACACGAAGAAGCTGAGCTTAAACAATTAGTAGACGTCTTTGTTCCTAAGGTGATCGGCGTGAATAATCGAAATTTAAGCACCTTCCACACATCATTGGATATGACAGACAGTATAGCTAAACTTGTTCCGAAAGACACGGTCTTTATCAGTGAAAGCGGCATCCATTCAAGTGAAGACATCGAGAGGGTTAAACGGCAAGGGGCGAAAGGCGTTTTGGTTGGGGAAGCGTTAATGAAAGCAGAAACCCCTGAAATCGGCATCAGGCAACTTTTTGAGAAAGAGCGTATAGCTGCAAATGAAAGTTAA
- the aroC gene encoding chorismate synthase: protein MRYLTAGESHGPQLTAIIEGVPAGMPLIAEDINKELARRQKGYGRGRRMVIEKDQVQIKSGVRHGFTTGAPLTLVIENNDWKHWTKIMGSEPITEEEEKEMKRVITRPRPGHADLNGAIKYGHRDMRNILERSSARETTARVAVGAVAKKILSMFNIQVGGHVLVIGGVEAKAVDYESVEDLKARSEQSPVRCLDPEAEKKMIEAIDQAKKNGDSIGGIVEVVVEGVPIGLGSHVHYDRKLDGKIARAIMSINAFKGVEIGIGFEAAYLFGSQVHDEIVWDEENGFNRRTNRLGGFEGGMTNGMPIVVKGVMKPIPTLYKPLESVDIETKEPFTASIERSDSCAVPAASVVAESVVAWEVANEFLNKFGEDRVSEIGENYKKYMEYARTF, encoded by the coding sequence ATGCGCTATTTAACAGCCGGGGAATCACACGGGCCACAGCTCACTGCAATTATAGAAGGAGTGCCGGCGGGAATGCCTTTAATTGCAGAGGATATTAATAAAGAGCTTGCACGAAGGCAAAAAGGCTATGGCCGCGGACGAAGAATGGTGATAGAGAAAGACCAAGTGCAAATTAAAAGCGGTGTTCGCCACGGATTCACAACTGGCGCCCCCTTGACATTAGTCATCGAAAATAACGATTGGAAGCATTGGACCAAAATTATGGGATCCGAACCAATTACCGAAGAAGAAGAAAAAGAAATGAAGCGAGTGATTACTAGACCCCGCCCGGGACATGCTGATCTGAACGGTGCGATAAAATACGGCCATCGTGATATGAGAAATATTTTGGAGCGGTCTTCTGCACGGGAAACAACGGCTCGTGTTGCCGTAGGGGCCGTAGCGAAAAAGATACTTTCCATGTTTAACATACAGGTGGGCGGCCACGTATTAGTCATTGGCGGCGTGGAAGCAAAAGCTGTTGATTATGAATCAGTGGAAGATTTGAAAGCCCGTTCAGAACAATCTCCTGTCCGCTGTTTGGATCCAGAAGCTGAAAAGAAAATGATCGAAGCGATTGATCAGGCGAAAAAGAACGGCGATTCTATAGGGGGAATTGTGGAAGTCGTCGTTGAAGGAGTTCCGATTGGCCTTGGGAGCCATGTCCATTATGACCGGAAACTTGATGGTAAAATTGCCCGTGCGATCATGAGCATCAACGCGTTTAAAGGCGTGGAAATTGGCATCGGGTTTGAGGCGGCATATCTTTTTGGAAGCCAGGTTCATGATGAAATTGTGTGGGACGAGGAAAATGGATTTAACCGCCGTACAAATCGTTTAGGCGGCTTTGAAGGCGGCATGACGAACGGGATGCCTATTGTCGTCAAAGGTGTGATGAAACCTATCCCAACACTCTATAAACCGCTTGAAAGTGTTGACATCGAAACGAAAGAACCGTTTACCGCAAGTATTGAACGTTCCGACAGTTGTGCCGTCCCGGCAGCCAGCGTAGTGGCGGAATCCGTCGTAGCTTGGGAAGTGGCGAATGAATTTCTTAATAAATTCGGAGAAGATCGCGTATCCGAAATTGGAGAAAATTACAAAAAATACATGGAGTATGCGAGAACATTCTAA
- a CDS encoding CheR family methyltransferase, translating to MGDYQQFTAQIKKLFNIDLLLYKEGQMKRRLTSFLEQKGFSSFNDFYRAMENNTSLQAEFLDRMTINVSEFFRNYKRWDILETKILPRLLQNRSSMKIWSAACSTGEEPYTLAMVLTKYLPLSAISILATDIDAGAIEKAKKGHYSEQSLREVPEQIKKQYFVKQHSGKYIVKEELKKAIVFKRENLFTSQYESSFDLIVCRNVLIYFTEEAKQQLYRKFNNALKKGGVLFVGSTEQIFQPQNYGFEVEDTFFYRKV from the coding sequence ATGGGGGATTATCAACAATTTACGGCACAAATAAAAAAATTATTTAACATTGATCTTTTATTATATAAAGAAGGGCAAATGAAGAGAAGATTAACTTCGTTTCTAGAACAGAAAGGTTTCTCCTCGTTTAATGACTTTTACCGTGCAATGGAAAATAATACTTCGTTACAGGCGGAATTTCTTGATCGGATGACAATAAACGTTTCCGAATTTTTCAGGAACTACAAAAGATGGGACATACTCGAAACAAAAATCCTGCCGCGGCTACTTCAAAATCGTTCAAGCATGAAAATATGGAGTGCTGCCTGTTCAACAGGCGAAGAACCGTATACGCTTGCGATGGTTTTAACGAAATATTTACCGCTCAGTGCGATTTCAATTTTAGCTACGGACATAGATGCAGGAGCCATCGAAAAAGCAAAAAAGGGCCATTATTCGGAGCAGTCTTTAAGGGAAGTTCCCGAACAAATAAAAAAACAATATTTTGTTAAACAGCATTCAGGAAAATATATCGTAAAAGAAGAACTAAAAAAAGCAATCGTCTTCAAAAGGGAAAATCTTTTTACAAGCCAATACGAATCAAGCTTTGATTTAATCGTTTGCCGCAATGTGTTAATTTATTTTACAGAAGAAGCGAAACAACAGCTTTACCGTAAATTTAACAACGCTTTAAAAAAAGGCGGCGTTCTATTCGTCGGCAGTACAGAACAAATATTCCAGCCGCAAAACTATGGATTTGAGGTAGAAGATACATTTTTTTATCGCAAAGTCTAA